In Deltaproteobacteria bacterium, a single genomic region encodes these proteins:
- a CDS encoding HAMP domain-containing protein, with the protein MKRRHSLRFELAAALALVLMMAVISLALAGEWLARRRHENFEEQRLRDHVRGLAVLVTPMVAGGAPLASDRGEVEQVLRASVGSLGIVAIEIHRIAPEGSQVLLSLGLAPADAPPVQGLADGEDLVRRSGEWSIIDRPLRSFGAEATRPRLLLRMIARRSPWTTNADWREIALLVLGVGVISFVLGVGLLELQVLRPLAALQRGVRQVAGGDLDARVQMDGPAELQAFAAALDDMTAKLAARQRELEEQRGALVRAERMASIGRVAAGTAHEVGNPLATILGYVELLLDPRQQPPQDDGAREMLTRVREQILRIQSLVAQLLDYARTNQVAIESVAALPLAERLIALLRHDPRCAEVELRVRGDERLRALADASKLEQVLVNLIVNAARAAREGDPPAVVELRVEAEAGAVVIDVQDSGRGVLPQVRARLFEPFFTTAKAGEGTGLGLATSASLVEGMHGALTCLPDGHAAALRPDGSPGAVFRVTLRPAEPSANAQQASAV; encoded by the coding sequence GTGAAGCGCCGCCACTCGCTGCGCTTCGAGCTCGCGGCCGCGCTCGCGCTGGTGCTGATGATGGCCGTCATCTCGCTCGCGCTCGCGGGCGAGTGGTTGGCGCGACGTCGCCACGAAAACTTCGAGGAGCAGCGCCTGCGGGATCACGTGCGGGGGCTCGCGGTGCTGGTGACGCCGATGGTGGCCGGCGGCGCGCCGTTGGCCAGCGATCGCGGCGAGGTCGAGCAGGTCCTGCGCGCCAGCGTGGGCAGCCTGGGCATCGTCGCGATCGAGATCCACCGCATCGCACCGGAGGGCAGCCAGGTCCTGCTCTCGCTGGGGCTTGCACCGGCCGACGCGCCGCCGGTGCAGGGTCTCGCGGACGGCGAGGACCTCGTGCGACGCAGCGGCGAGTGGAGCATCATCGATCGTCCGTTGCGGAGCTTCGGCGCCGAGGCCACGCGTCCGCGTCTCCTGCTGCGGATGATCGCCCGGCGCTCGCCGTGGACGACCAACGCCGACTGGCGCGAGATCGCGTTGCTCGTGCTCGGCGTCGGCGTGATCTCCTTCGTGCTCGGCGTCGGCCTGCTCGAGCTACAGGTGTTGCGACCGCTGGCGGCGCTGCAGCGCGGCGTCCGGCAGGTCGCCGGTGGTGACCTCGACGCACGCGTGCAGATGGATGGACCCGCGGAGCTGCAGGCATTCGCGGCCGCGCTCGACGACATGACCGCCAAGCTCGCCGCGCGCCAGCGCGAGCTCGAGGAGCAGCGCGGTGCGCTCGTCCGTGCCGAACGCATGGCCTCGATCGGCCGCGTCGCGGCCGGCACCGCGCACGAGGTCGGCAACCCGCTGGCGACCATCCTCGGCTACGTCGAGCTGCTGCTCGATCCGCGGCAGCAACCGCCGCAGGACGACGGTGCGCGCGAGATGTTGACGCGGGTGCGCGAGCAGATCCTGCGCATCCAGAGCCTCGTGGCGCAGCTGCTGGACTACGCCCGCACCAACCAGGTCGCGATCGAGTCGGTCGCGGCGCTACCCTTGGCCGAGCGCTTGATCGCACTGCTGCGGCACGACCCGCGATGCGCCGAGGTCGAGCTGCGCGTGCGTGGCGACGAACGCCTGCGCGCGCTGGCCGACGCCTCGAAGTTGGAGCAGGTGCTCGTCAATCTCATCGTGAACGCGGCCCGCGCCGCGCGCGAGGGTGATCCACCCGCGGTGGTCGAGCTGCGGGTCGAGGCCGAGGCGGGCGCGGTCGTGATCGATGTCCAGGACAGCGGCCGGGGCGTGCTGCCCCAGGTCCGTGCGCGGCTGTTCGAACCATTCTTCACGACTGCGAAGGCGGGCGAGGGCACGGGGCTGGGACTTGCCACCAGCGCGAGTCTGGTCGAAGGCATGCACGGTGCGCTGACCTGCCTGCCGGATGGTCACGCCGCGGCGCTGCGGCCCGACGGCTCGCCAGGCGCGGTGTTTCGTGTGACGCTCCGCCCGGCCGAACCGTCGGCGAATGCCCAGCAAGCCTCGGCAGTCTAA
- a CDS encoding response regulator, with protein MEYTDRLRHGLVLLPVADRFPPGSPVRLRVHLPDDIVLYLTGVAVTAPRAGLGDNGQWIRLAPLSPTDDARMRACVAALLGAEDEVVSTASPSHDDAAEGLSVLLVDDMVSQRLELGESLRNRGARVRVADNGLVALSSALKRMPEVILTDVEMPHMDGWSLLRAVRQRPAFVHVAVVFLTRLADDATRLRGYRMGVDDYLPKSMPPDEILARAQGALARRRQLPAGHGSQGLRGELEHVRLGSVLSFLESERRSGSLHVHRGSESATLVVHQGALASVESLGRQNHPHDRVFEMLGWIHGEFEFVAHETGGGEGTPLSYLLLEHARRSDEADIVVADAPRDQPSGEANAAR; from the coding sequence GTGGAGTACACCGACAGGTTGCGGCATGGGCTCGTGCTGTTGCCGGTGGCGGATCGCTTCCCGCCGGGTAGCCCGGTGCGCTTGCGCGTCCACCTGCCCGACGACATCGTCTTGTACCTGACCGGTGTGGCGGTCACGGCTCCGCGCGCCGGCCTCGGCGACAACGGCCAGTGGATCCGACTCGCGCCGCTCTCGCCAACCGACGACGCCAGGATGCGAGCCTGCGTCGCCGCGTTGCTCGGCGCCGAGGACGAGGTGGTGTCGACCGCCTCGCCTTCCCACGATGACGCCGCCGAAGGCCTGAGCGTCCTCTTGGTCGACGACATGGTCAGCCAGCGACTCGAGCTCGGCGAGTCGCTGCGCAACCGCGGCGCGCGGGTGCGGGTGGCGGACAACGGCCTGGTGGCGCTGTCGAGCGCGCTCAAGCGCATGCCCGAGGTCATCCTCACCGATGTCGAGATGCCGCACATGGACGGCTGGAGTCTGTTGCGGGCGGTGCGACAGCGCCCGGCGTTCGTGCACGTCGCGGTGGTGTTCCTGACCCGACTCGCCGACGACGCCACGCGCCTTCGCGGCTATCGCATGGGCGTCGACGACTACCTGCCCAAGTCGATGCCGCCCGATGAGATCCTCGCGCGTGCCCAGGGCGCGCTCGCGCGGCGGCGACAGCTACCCGCCGGACACGGTAGCCAGGGCCTGCGCGGCGAGCTGGAGCACGTACGGCTCGGCAGCGTGCTGTCGTTCCTCGAGTCCGAGCGTCGCAGCGGCTCACTGCATGTGCATCGCGGCAGCGAGTCGGCGACGCTGGTGGTGCACCAGGGCGCGCTGGCCTCGGTCGAGAGCCTCGGCCGTCAGAACCATCCCCACGATCGCGTGTTCGAGATGCTGGGGTGGATCCACGGCGAGTTCGAGTTCGTCGCCCACGAGACCGGCGGCGGCGAGGGCACGCCGCTCTCGTATCTGCTGCTCGAGCACGCGCGGCGCTCCGACGAGGCCGACATCGTGGTCGCCGATGCGCCGCGGGATCAGCCCAGCGGCGAGGCCAACGCGGCGCGCTGA
- the lysS gene encoding lysine--tRNA ligase has product MDELHHWADVAAARTLQAHPQRDSITVAAGITPSGVVHIGNFREVMTVDLVARALRDRGVKVRFLYSWDDFDVFRKVPADAPAAESLQQQLGRSIADVPDPWGEHDSYASHHIASFEQSLEPLGIRPEFIRQSRAYRAGRYAEGVRAALQHAGTIRGILNAARERNGARSLLPDTWLPLAGFCRACGFDDLDFAWDGEWTVQVHCKHDGCGSDHAVDLRQGGDLKLPWRVDWPMRWGFEQVCFEPGGKDHSSAGGSYDTAKDIVREVYGWVAPQYVGYDFVTLKGAAGKISSSKGGVVTVADCLEVYEPEVLRWMFASYRPNTEFQISFDLDVIKLYEDYDRCVRLAHESDDGSSKDKKRQAARRTLQLASVDHRGVVAGGAVPCLVPFRHLGVVVQIFDGDLDRTLAQLRSVGAVPDDEGAIARARVRAERAWRWVCDYAPEDFRYRIRAAPERATLDAEAQTLLARLVELLRGEPAASLEAALTEQFKRWSGEGIDLKRFYPVVYGLLLAREQGPKLTSLLATMGPARALPLLEPSLGG; this is encoded by the coding sequence ATGGACGAGCTACACCACTGGGCCGACGTCGCAGCGGCTCGCACGCTGCAAGCCCACCCGCAGCGGGATTCGATCACCGTCGCCGCCGGCATCACGCCGTCGGGCGTGGTGCACATCGGTAACTTTCGCGAGGTGATGACGGTCGACCTGGTCGCGCGCGCGCTGCGGGACCGCGGCGTGAAGGTGCGCTTCTTGTACTCGTGGGACGACTTCGACGTCTTCCGCAAGGTCCCCGCGGATGCGCCGGCCGCCGAGTCGCTGCAGCAGCAGCTGGGCCGCAGCATCGCCGACGTCCCCGATCCGTGGGGCGAGCACGACAGCTACGCGTCGCACCACATCGCGAGCTTCGAGCAGAGCCTCGAGCCGCTCGGCATCCGCCCCGAGTTCATCCGCCAGAGCCGGGCCTACCGCGCCGGGCGCTACGCCGAGGGCGTGCGCGCCGCGCTGCAGCACGCGGGCACCATCCGCGGCATCCTGAACGCTGCGCGCGAGCGCAACGGCGCGCGCTCGCTGTTGCCCGACACCTGGCTGCCGCTCGCGGGCTTCTGTCGCGCATGCGGATTCGACGACCTCGACTTCGCCTGGGACGGCGAGTGGACCGTGCAGGTCCACTGCAAGCACGACGGCTGCGGCAGCGACCACGCGGTGGACCTGCGCCAGGGCGGCGACCTCAAGCTGCCATGGCGCGTCGACTGGCCCATGCGCTGGGGCTTCGAGCAGGTCTGCTTCGAGCCCGGCGGCAAGGACCACAGCAGCGCCGGCGGCAGCTACGACACCGCCAAGGACATCGTGCGCGAGGTCTACGGCTGGGTCGCGCCGCAGTACGTCGGCTACGACTTCGTCACGCTCAAGGGCGCCGCCGGCAAGATCTCGAGCAGCAAGGGCGGCGTCGTCACGGTCGCCGATTGCCTCGAGGTCTACGAGCCCGAGGTGCTGCGGTGGATGTTCGCCAGCTACCGGCCCAACACCGAGTTCCAGATCTCGTTCGACCTCGACGTCATCAAGCTCTACGAGGACTACGACCGCTGCGTTCGGCTGGCCCACGAATCCGACGACGGCAGCAGCAAGGACAAGAAGCGGCAGGCCGCCCGGCGCACGCTCCAGCTCGCCAGCGTCGATCACCGTGGGGTCGTGGCGGGCGGCGCGGTGCCGTGCCTGGTGCCGTTCCGACACCTCGGCGTGGTCGTGCAGATCTTCGACGGCGACCTCGACCGCACGCTCGCGCAGCTGCGCAGCGTCGGTGCGGTGCCCGACGACGAAGGCGCCATTGCGCGGGCCCGCGTACGGGCCGAGCGGGCGTGGCGATGGGTCTGCGACTACGCCCCCGAGGACTTCCGCTACCGCATCCGCGCCGCGCCAGAGCGCGCGACGCTCGACGCCGAGGCGCAAACCCTGCTTGCGCGTCTGGTCGAGCTGCTGCGCGGCGAGCCGGCTGCGTCGCTGGAGGCCGCGCTCACCGAGCAGTTCAAGCGTTGGTCGGGCGAAGGCATCGATCTCAAGAGGTTCTACCCGGTGGTCTACGGGCTGCTGCTGGCGCGCGAACAGGGCCCGAAGCTGACCTCGTTGCTGGCCACGATGGGCCCGGCGCGGGCGCTGCCGTTGCTCGAACCGTCGCTGGGCGGGTAG
- a CDS encoding retroviral-like aspartic protease family protein translates to MRASLTSTLQAVGSALLWVLLAMGSLAATSVAFWIVLALAKSALSHDAAVLAGGLWLWLLALLTTVGLPLALALWKHHGDARSLSRTIVWLPLCTNGVGLLLGTQVIPDMIGSALRSHGAWVTADRLGDSHAATRVMSALGHDAADRLDPAGAQPEGWPLGHGDATLEEWTAQADGHVERDKAISVPFTEEGTAILLDVGFDTPAGARLKLPYLFDTGASFTTVSSETAAKLGIMVPDDAPVLTFNTASGPRESRMIHLPSLWLGDVEIRGLLVSVCDGCVNDRHHGLLGHNVMREFFAQIDFKNQRMVLLPRVAERKPNRAYDIEPVVDLRVEGTPEVWLGRVRWVVRVNNRGSVPIRDVVPVVKFANGPVLRGKPIDEIAPGAAGRSLVEGRATLDGSNGSKGHYTLGLAEAFW, encoded by the coding sequence GTGCGAGCTAGCCTGACATCGACGCTGCAGGCGGTCGGCTCCGCGCTGCTCTGGGTCCTGCTCGCGATGGGCTCGCTGGCGGCGACCTCGGTCGCGTTCTGGATCGTGCTGGCGCTGGCCAAGTCGGCCTTGTCCCACGACGCGGCCGTGCTCGCGGGCGGGCTGTGGCTGTGGCTGCTGGCCCTGCTCACGACGGTGGGGCTGCCGCTGGCGCTCGCGCTGTGGAAGCACCACGGCGACGCGCGCAGCCTGTCGCGCACGATCGTGTGGCTTCCGCTGTGCACCAACGGCGTGGGTCTGCTGCTCGGCACGCAGGTAATCCCCGACATGATCGGGTCGGCGCTGCGCAGCCACGGCGCGTGGGTGACGGCCGATCGGCTGGGTGACTCCCACGCTGCAACCCGTGTGATGTCGGCGCTCGGTCACGACGCCGCCGATCGCCTCGACCCCGCCGGGGCGCAGCCCGAGGGCTGGCCGCTCGGGCACGGCGACGCGACCCTCGAGGAGTGGACGGCGCAGGCCGACGGCCACGTCGAGCGCGACAAGGCCATCAGCGTGCCGTTCACCGAGGAGGGCACCGCGATCCTGCTCGACGTCGGCTTCGACACGCCCGCCGGCGCGAGGCTGAAGCTGCCGTACCTCTTCGACACCGGCGCATCGTTCACGACCGTGAGCAGCGAGACCGCGGCGAAGCTCGGCATCATGGTGCCCGACGACGCGCCGGTGCTGACCTTCAACACCGCCAGCGGCCCCCGCGAGAGCCGCATGATCCACCTGCCATCGCTGTGGCTCGGCGACGTCGAGATCCGTGGGCTGTTGGTGTCGGTCTGCGATGGCTGCGTGAACGATCGCCACCACGGCCTGCTCGGCCACAACGTCATGCGCGAGTTCTTCGCGCAGATCGACTTCAAGAACCAACGCATGGTGCTGCTGCCGCGCGTGGCCGAGCGCAAGCCCAACCGCGCCTACGACATCGAGCCGGTGGTCGACCTGCGCGTCGAGGGCACGCCCGAGGTGTGGCTGGGGCGGGTGCGTTGGGTGGTGCGCGTCAACAACCGCGGCAGCGTGCCGATCCGCGACGTGGTGCCGGTCGTGAAGTTCGCCAATGGCCCCGTGCTGCGCGGCAAGCCGATCGACGAGATCGCACCGGGGGCCGCGGGGCGCTCGTTGGTCGAAGGTCGCGCGACACTCGACGGTAGCAACGGCAGCAAGGGTCACTACACGCTCGGGCTCGCCGAGGCGTTCTGGTGA